The DNA sequence TTAAGCTCTGAGTCTGTACCATTCATGTCTTATCATCAAAAGGCCCCAAAGCATGACTAATTTATCGCTGCGTTTTTTGATGGTGTTGTTTGGCGTTGTTGTCATTTTAATGGCAGGGTTGGCAGTTGGCTCTGTGACAATATCACCCGATGAAATTTGGCAATGCGTTACAGCAGAATGTCAGCAACCTATAAATGACATCATTTTATGGGACCTGAGATTGCCAAGAGTGTTAATGGCTTTTGTCGCTGGTGGAGGACTTGCCGTTGCAGGCGCTATGTTACAAAACGCCACCAATAATCAATTGGCTGACCCGTATTTATTCGGTATCGTATCTGGAGCTGGACTGGGCGCGGTGATTTTCTCAGTGTTGGCACAATCGTCAGATAGCATAGGCACTCCCATATCCGCATCTATAGGTGCGATTGCGGCGATTGTCTTAGTTATGACGGTAGTCATGAAAAACCGCTTATTTAGACCTGAGCATATCATTTTAGCCGGTGTGGCTGTGTCATTTATGTTAGCGGCTGTTCTTCATTTTGTCTTATTTGTTGCTGAGCCATTAGCTGCAAACCGGATCATATTTTGGTTGATGGGAAGTGTAGCAACGGCATCTTATGAGAGTGTGTTAATAGTCTTTGTACCCTTGTTGATTTGTGTATCAGTTTTGTTGTTACTTCGACATCAAATCGACGCCTTATTATTAGGCGATGTCCAAGCCGAAACACTTGGTGTTAATGTTAACCGCATGCGTTTTTTATTACTGTTGATCACGGCGATTGTTACAGCCGTGACGGTTGCTTTTTGTGGTGGTATTGGATTTATCGGATTAATGGTCCCTCATATAGTACGAAACTTTGCTAAAGGAAATACAGGTACTCTAGTCCCTCTGAGTCTAGTTGTCGGCGGTTGCTTTTTAGTGGTGGTGGATTTAATCGCTAGGACCGCAATGGTTGGTCAAGAAATGCCTTTGGGTGTTATTACCTCAGCACTGGGAAGCGTATTCTTTTTATTAGTTTTAAAAAGGAGTCGACATGGTTAGGTCTAGTGTGTTTCTACAAAGAACTAAATGGCTAAGTGGAACACTTGCGCTTTGGCTTTTAATTGGCTCTGCGTTTGTTGCACAGGCGGATGAAACAAATAAAAGTCCCCAGCCAGATAAAATAATGGCGTTAGCACCTAATCTAGTAGAAATTTTGTTTGAGCTTGGAGTAGGCCACAAAATTATCGGAGTATCGGAGCACACAGACTTCCCTGAAAAAGCCAGGCAAATACCCATTGTTGCTAACTACTTAGGGGTGCAATTAGAACGTGTCATCGAAAAGCAGCCTGACTTAATCTTAGTTTGGCATGGCACCACACCACAAAATGACATTAATAAATTAACGTCATTAGGCATAAAAATAGAGACGTTTTATGCCGAGTCAGTCCCAGATTTAGTGACGGAAATTACTAGGATGGGTCAGCTAATCGGCACGCCGCAAAGGGCGAAGCAGCTTGCGTCTCAAATTCAGCAAGAATATCAGCAAATTTTGTCAACTCGTGAATTAACATCAGGTACTGAGTCATCGACTTGGCCAATCGGCTTTATAGAGATTTGGCCTGAGCCCCTGACCACTGCTGGAAGTCAAACTATTGTTGGCATGAGTATTGAGTTATGCGGATTGAACAACATGTATTCTGAAGCAGGACCACAGTACCCGCAGGCATCGCTAGAAAAAGTGTTAACCACGCAACCAGACGTTATTATTCAACCAGTATCATTTAGCAATCCGACCAAAACCAAAGATTGGTCGTCTTATTCATTTTTAAATGCAGTAAAAAAACAAGCGATTATTTCACCAAATGCCGATGCATTATTTCGATGGGGCCCGAGGCTTACCGCTGAAATTAGTGCCCTTTGTGCAGATATTCAAAAGGTTATAAAAAATTAAAGTGCATAATACAGTAACAATGTATAGACTATGCGCTTCATTGGACGTTTAGATGTCCAAATTGTGAAGAGGATGTTCAGGAAGTTGGTGTAAATCCAACGCTGCCCCCGCAACGGTATATTGAAGCCCGGAACTGTCATCCTCTTTGAATCCAATCGCCAATAGGCAAATTAAGGTGCGGAGGGCACCTGAGGAAAGAGGTCAATGAAACCAACTAAAATAACGGCTGCTATTGCCGTATGTTTTGCTGCCCAAGCTGCAGCGAATAGCCAAGCGTCTGACAATATTGTCAATCTAACTTCTCCAACCGCAACCGAGCTTGAAGTTATAAGCATAACCGCGAATCGACACGTTAACGAAGTCTATCCATCGATCGCCAATCAAACAGTAATTACTGCCAGTGATATCCAAGCGCTAAATGCGTCCTCATTAGGAGAGGTGTTAGCAACCATCGCCGGTTTTGATTTATCGTCAAACGGCGGTAGAGGTCAAACTGCATCTGTATTCTTACGTGGCAACAATGCAGGACATACACTGTTTTTGTTAAATGGCGTTAAGCTATCATCTGCGACATTAGGACTGACAGATTTTCAAAAAGTATCGGTCGCAAATATAGAGCGCATAGAAATCGTTAA is a window from the Psychrosphaera ytuae genome containing:
- a CDS encoding FecCD family ABC transporter permease → MTNLSLRFLMVLFGVVVILMAGLAVGSVTISPDEIWQCVTAECQQPINDIILWDLRLPRVLMAFVAGGGLAVAGAMLQNATNNQLADPYLFGIVSGAGLGAVIFSVLAQSSDSIGTPISASIGAIAAIVLVMTVVMKNRLFRPEHIILAGVAVSFMLAAVLHFVLFVAEPLAANRIIFWLMGSVATASYESVLIVFVPLLICVSVLLLLRHQIDALLLGDVQAETLGVNVNRMRFLLLLITAIVTAVTVAFCGGIGFIGLMVPHIVRNFAKGNTGTLVPLSLVVGGCFLVVVDLIARTAMVGQEMPLGVITSALGSVFFLLVLKRSRHG
- a CDS encoding helical backbone metal receptor, translated to MVRSSVFLQRTKWLSGTLALWLLIGSAFVAQADETNKSPQPDKIMALAPNLVEILFELGVGHKIIGVSEHTDFPEKARQIPIVANYLGVQLERVIEKQPDLILVWHGTTPQNDINKLTSLGIKIETFYAESVPDLVTEITRMGQLIGTPQRAKQLASQIQQEYQQILSTRELTSGTESSTWPIGFIEIWPEPLTTAGSQTIVGMSIELCGLNNMYSEAGPQYPQASLEKVLTTQPDVIIQPVSFSNPTKTKDWSSYSFLNAVKKQAIISPNADALFRWGPRLTAEISALCADIQKVIKN